Proteins from one Ochotona princeps isolate mOchPri1 chromosome Y, mOchPri1.hap1, whole genome shotgun sequence genomic window:
- the LOC131478793 gene encoding histone-lysine N-methyltransferase PRDM7-like translates to EISTKESSGTANLLNTTGSKKGRKAVFHPKESNSSGQHSTQKLELRRKDENEEFQMYNLKGRKSQTYKEFSETEDDDYLYCEKCQICFLKSCAAHGPPVFLKDNPVEKGHPSRALLSVPTGLRVGPSSIPEAGLGVFNEASDLPLGLHFGPFEGKITEVEEEADSGYSWQIAKGRNSYEYVDGKDTSLSNWMRYVNCARNDEEQNLVAFQYHRQIFYCTCQVIKPGCELLIWYGDEYGQKLG, encoded by the exons gaaatcagtacgaaggaatcatcaggaactgcaaatttactaaacaccactggctcaaagaagggccggaaagcagtgttccatcctaaggaatcaaacagctcaggacagcactctacacaaaaacttg aactcagaagaaaggatgagaatgaagaatttcagatgtacaacttgaaaggaagaaagagtcagacatacaaagagttcagtgagactgaggatgatgactacctgt ATTGTGAGAAGTGTCAGATCTGcttcctgaagagctgtgctgctcatggaccccccgtgtttctaaaggacaatccagtggaaaagggacatcctagtcgtgctctcctcagtgtgcccactggacttcgagttggcccatcgagcattccggaagctgggcttggagtatttaatgaagcatctgatctgcctttggggctgcactttggtccttttgagggcaagatcacagaagtggaagaggaagctgacagtgggtacagctggcag atagccaagggcaggaacagctatgagtacgtggatggaaaggatacttctttgtccaactggatgag ATATGTGAactgtgcccgcaatgatgaggagcagaatttggtggccttccagtaccacaggcagatattttactgcacctgccaggtcatcaaaccaggctgtgagctgctaatatggtatggggatgagtatggccagaagctgggt